From Vibrio splendidus, a single genomic window includes:
- a CDS encoding CPXCG motif-containing cysteine-rich protein, whose product MHKYTEKHVSCPHCGHAISIMLDASNGNQDFYDDCPACCNAIHLDMQVDEVRDRINLSIDADDEQVF is encoded by the coding sequence ATGCATAAATACACAGAGAAACATGTCTCGTGCCCCCACTGTGGGCATGCAATCAGCATAATGCTCGATGCTTCTAATGGGAACCAAGATTTTTATGACGATTGTCCGGCGTGTTGCAATGCCATTCATCTCGATATGCAGGTAGATGAAGTCAGAGACAGAATTAATCTCTCGATTGATGCAGACGACGAACAAGTCTTCTAA
- a CDS encoding fructosamine kinase family protein, which produces MWQAISQQLSDTLLFNFQITERTKVSGGDINDCYMISDGNERYFVKVNQREFLPKFEIEAENLRLLRETSTVYVPELVLIGKTKECSFIILNYLPTKPLDTGNNSFDFGVQLAQLHKWGEQKEFGCDQDNYIGSTLQPNPWHKKWGRFFSEQRIGFQLQLLKEKGIEFGDIDDIVDVVNMRLAGHNPRPSLLHGDLWNGNVANSAFGPICYDPACYWGDHECDLALTELFDGFPKEFYEGYQSVNPLDVGYTDRKDIYNLYHLLNHCNQFGGEYLAQTEACIQKIQAV; this is translated from the coding sequence ATGTGGCAGGCCATTTCTCAACAACTTTCAGATACTCTTCTATTCAACTTTCAGATTACTGAACGTACCAAGGTTTCTGGTGGTGACATTAACGATTGCTATATGATTAGCGATGGTAATGAACGCTACTTCGTAAAAGTGAACCAGCGAGAATTTTTACCTAAGTTTGAAATCGAAGCTGAGAACTTACGCTTGTTAAGAGAAACTTCCACCGTTTATGTGCCTGAGTTGGTACTGATTGGTAAAACCAAAGAATGCTCATTCATTATTCTCAATTACTTGCCAACTAAGCCGCTTGATACAGGTAATAACAGCTTTGATTTCGGCGTGCAGCTTGCTCAGCTTCATAAATGGGGCGAGCAAAAAGAGTTTGGTTGTGACCAAGATAATTATATCGGTAGTACGCTTCAGCCTAACCCTTGGCATAAGAAATGGGGTCGCTTTTTCTCTGAGCAACGCATCGGCTTCCAACTGCAATTGCTAAAAGAGAAAGGCATTGAATTCGGCGATATTGATGACATCGTTGATGTGGTGAACATGCGTCTTGCTGGCCACAATCCTCGCCCTTCTTTACTTCATGGTGACCTATGGAATGGCAACGTAGCGAATTCAGCCTTTGGGCCAATCTGTTACGACCCCGCTTGTTATTGGGGCGATCATGAATGTGACTTAGCGTTAACGGAATTGTTTGATGGGTTTCCAAAAGAGTTTTATGAAGGTTACCAGAGCGTCAATCCACTCGACGTTGGCTATACTGATCGGAAAGACATTTACAACTTGTACCATCTTCTTAACCACTGCAATCAATTTGGCGGCGAATATTTAGCACAAACTGAGGCGTGTATTCAGAAGATACAGGCCGTTTAA
- a CDS encoding DUF3802 family protein: MVVETDGYLALIEHLSFNLDVFTNSNGDTGNESVEDIITDMISTNIMAIFEQNPELHSSVRFQLLKEADAVVADLGEVLAGVWAKKATNEQIVFLDEYIALVKNLFDSAVAKYD, translated from the coding sequence GTGGTTGTAGAAACCGATGGCTATTTGGCTCTGATCGAGCACTTATCGTTTAATCTGGATGTCTTTACAAATAGTAATGGCGATACAGGCAATGAGAGTGTTGAAGACATCATCACAGACATGATTTCAACAAACATCATGGCTATTTTTGAGCAAAATCCAGAGTTGCATTCGAGTGTTCGTTTTCAACTTTTGAAAGAAGCCGATGCTGTGGTAGCGGATTTAGGCGAAGTATTAGCGGGTGTATGGGCTAAGAAAGCGACCAACGAGCAAATTGTATTTCTAGATGAATACATCGCGCTAGTGAAGAATCTATTTGATTCTGCTGTTGCTAAATACGACTAA
- a CDS encoding C40 family peptidase — MKFRKMAVVTITLATLAACSSSPSPSQLSQTAQKPLSKSEQLTTNAYMSVYEQWKGVPYHFGGTSFRGVDCSAFVQIAVQNATQQALPRTTKDQSKKGKEIAYGQATSGDLVFFKTSMTVRHVGVYLGNNQFLHASTSKGVIISRLDNPYWASKFWHFRRL, encoded by the coding sequence ATGAAATTCAGAAAAATGGCTGTAGTTACAATAACTTTAGCAACATTGGCTGCTTGTAGCTCGTCACCATCGCCTTCTCAGCTTAGTCAAACCGCACAGAAACCCTTATCAAAGTCAGAACAATTGACTACAAACGCTTATATGAGTGTGTATGAACAGTGGAAAGGTGTGCCATACCATTTTGGTGGAACATCATTTCGAGGCGTAGATTGCTCCGCTTTTGTTCAAATTGCCGTGCAAAATGCGACACAACAAGCCCTACCGAGAACCACAAAAGATCAGAGCAAAAAGGGAAAAGAAATAGCGTATGGTCAAGCAACAAGCGGTGATTTGGTATTTTTCAAAACATCGATGACGGTACGACACGTAGGTGTGTATTTAGGAAATAATCAATTCCTACATGCTTCGACATCGAAAGGTGTCATCATATCGAGGTTGGATAACCCTTATTGGGCTTCTAAGTTTTGGCACTTTAGGCGTTTATAG